Proteins encoded by one window of Lutibacter sp. A64:
- a CDS encoding glycosyl hydrolase: MRNYLLLILLVTIIQCKSPNKENVIQENKYNPSFKELSESFKSPTMDYHPETWFHFNGNNITKEGITLDLEAIKYAGIQGIHLFSKNGRPYPGIEQIKVLSSEWEDMVRHAADECKRLGLKFTMQNCPGWSMTGGPWVPVEEAQREIVETIYRIEGGRKVEKQLSLNPECLTEDFNYKEVQVLAFPTPEGDDLEFFNPLYIETNNSLVPWKDIFNPNSKIIVTRKTSRLDKPLKEYRKQGISKVKSKNTWVKTRFSNPVTLRTITFPQSRHMILDTQYPRVRVSIKVEALVGSKLVEITTINLPDANWNDRRKLLTLAIPETTSSEFMFTFMGKHAIAPEFIRLSSKPKLHNHEAKAAKVLRRLEKDVVYNYAENTIIKSSNIINLTDKMTSDGKLTWEAPEGNWTVVRFGHINMRLTNKPAMPESTGWESSKLDKVAIENHLRNGMIGQMIKDGGPIGDGKLQGLLIDSWESHVPTWTINSEDMFTEFESRRGYSMKNYLPATMGYIVESPEETTKFLRDLRQTMDDVYIENFFKHFATVAHEMGADVYTEGAGGEVLPIDPMRYYGVSDIPMTEFWYPKAPSNQNTYAKPIYNAASATHLYNKPKLAAEACTQLGVKWNEHPFDVKYLIDYNFTKGVNHLVFHTFSHTPQKEVYPGSSFGGSIGFPFVRQQTWWKHMPDWIDYLTRNQFMLQQGEYVADVLWYYGDQFERPPFDLDYFPKGYRFDYLNAEILQEKLSIKNGKINVKDAGNYRIILLRDSKEMVLSTAEKIKELVLKGAVILGDKPMDSPSLMDDENDLNKLKSISDELWGTSKSGVKQVGKGKVYWGQTIDEVLKAESIEPDVIVPDKLPITWIHRKTSDADIYFVSSTSDTFLDVSLSFRVENAYPQLWDAFTGKQQNALVWSKENDRVNVALAFDPSGSAIVVLPKGDKEPYSRSVNLDGETILNSQLGWFKIYHFNSEKTTLSFEDKTLEASQSGVYTFAKRDGTTQEQKIEVKETSLQNNWKASFEKGWDTPESVPIQQLKSLSDFENEAIKHYSGTVTYTKSIAIENDVENASLDLGKVANIAEVWCNGEKIGIRWAPPYTFDIGQNLLKGENKLEIKVTNTWRNQLIFDHTRPKNQKKTWTTSGPKKEEKELENSGLIGPVVLKTIL; this comes from the coding sequence ATGCGAAATTATCTGCTTTTAATACTTTTAGTAACTATAATTCAATGTAAATCTCCTAATAAAGAAAATGTAATTCAAGAAAACAAATACAATCCTAGTTTTAAGGAGTTAAGTGAGAGTTTTAAATCACCAACTATGGATTACCACCCAGAAACTTGGTTTCACTTTAATGGAAACAATATTACTAAAGAAGGAATCACGCTAGATTTAGAAGCCATAAAATATGCTGGAATTCAAGGAATACACCTTTTCAGTAAAAATGGTCGCCCTTATCCGGGCATTGAACAAATAAAAGTGTTGTCATCCGAATGGGAAGATATGGTGCGCCATGCAGCTGATGAATGTAAACGTTTAGGTTTAAAATTTACTATGCAAAATTGCCCTGGTTGGTCTATGACTGGTGGACCTTGGGTACCTGTTGAAGAAGCACAAAGAGAAATTGTAGAAACAATCTATAGAATTGAAGGAGGTCGTAAAGTTGAAAAACAATTATCGCTCAACCCAGAGTGTCTTACAGAGGATTTTAATTATAAAGAAGTACAAGTTTTAGCTTTTCCAACACCAGAAGGTGACGATTTAGAATTTTTCAATCCTTTATACATTGAAACAAATAATAGTCTAGTTCCTTGGAAAGATATTTTCAATCCAAATTCAAAAATTATAGTTACTCGAAAAACTAGTCGATTAGATAAACCTTTAAAGGAATACAGAAAGCAAGGAATTTCAAAAGTAAAAAGCAAAAACACTTGGGTTAAAACAAGATTTAGCAACCCAGTAACATTGCGTACTATAACCTTTCCACAATCACGTCATATGATTTTGGATACACAGTACCCTAGAGTACGGGTATCTATTAAAGTTGAGGCGTTAGTTGGTAGTAAATTAGTTGAAATAACCACTATAAATTTACCTGATGCAAATTGGAATGATAGAAGAAAACTTTTAACGTTGGCTATTCCTGAAACTACTTCAAGTGAATTTATGTTTACATTTATGGGTAAACATGCAATTGCTCCTGAGTTTATTCGCTTAAGTTCTAAACCAAAGCTTCATAATCATGAAGCAAAAGCAGCAAAAGTACTAAGACGTCTCGAAAAAGATGTAGTATATAATTATGCTGAAAATACAATTATAAAATCAAGTAATATTATCAATCTTACCGATAAAATGACTTCTGACGGCAAACTAACCTGGGAAGCTCCAGAAGGTAATTGGACAGTAGTTCGTTTTGGTCATATAAACATGCGCCTTACTAATAAGCCAGCAATGCCTGAATCTACAGGGTGGGAATCAAGTAAATTGGATAAAGTAGCTATTGAAAACCATTTGCGAAACGGAATGATAGGACAAATGATTAAAGATGGAGGTCCTATAGGAGATGGTAAATTACAAGGTTTGTTAATAGATAGCTGGGAAAGTCACGTGCCAACTTGGACCATTAATTCTGAAGATATGTTTACGGAATTTGAAAGTAGAAGAGGTTACAGTATGAAAAACTATTTGCCTGCTACAATGGGTTATATTGTTGAAAGTCCGGAAGAAACTACCAAGTTTTTACGCGATTTACGCCAAACTATGGATGATGTTTATATTGAAAATTTCTTTAAGCATTTTGCAACAGTAGCTCATGAAATGGGAGCAGATGTTTATACAGAAGGTGCCGGAGGAGAAGTACTACCAATTGATCCAATGCGCTATTATGGGGTTAGTGATATTCCAATGACAGAGTTTTGGTATCCAAAAGCACCATCTAATCAAAATACATATGCCAAACCAATCTACAATGCAGCATCTGCTACACATTTGTATAACAAACCGAAGTTGGCAGCAGAAGCTTGTACACAATTAGGTGTGAAATGGAATGAGCATCCTTTTGATGTTAAATATCTAATTGATTATAATTTTACAAAAGGAGTAAATCATTTAGTGTTTCATACGTTTTCTCATACACCGCAAAAAGAAGTGTACCCAGGTTCAAGTTTTGGAGGAAGTATTGGGTTTCCATTTGTAAGACAGCAAACTTGGTGGAAACATATGCCTGATTGGATAGACTATTTAACGCGTAACCAGTTTATGTTACAGCAAGGAGAATATGTTGCAGATGTACTTTGGTATTATGGTGATCAGTTTGAACGTCCACCTTTTGATTTAGATTATTTTCCTAAAGGGTACCGTTTTGATTATTTAAATGCGGAAATATTACAAGAAAAATTATCCATAAAAAATGGAAAAATTAATGTGAAAGATGCAGGTAATTATCGAATCATTTTATTGCGAGATTCAAAAGAGATGGTACTTTCTACAGCTGAAAAAATAAAAGAATTAGTGCTGAAAGGTGCAGTAATTTTGGGCGATAAACCAATGGATTCTCCAAGTTTAATGGATGATGAAAATGATTTAAATAAACTTAAATCTATTTCTGATGAATTATGGGGAACTTCAAAAAGTGGTGTAAAACAAGTTGGAAAAGGAAAAGTATATTGGGGGCAAACAATTGATGAAGTATTGAAAGCTGAAAGCATAGAACCAGATGTTATTGTGCCAGATAAATTACCAATAACTTGGATTCACAGAAAAACAAGCGATGCTGATATTTATTTTGTGAGTTCAACTAGTGATACATTTTTAGATGTTTCATTAAGTTTTAGAGTTGAAAATGCGTATCCTCAATTGTGGGATGCTTTTACAGGAAAACAACAAAACGCACTAGTTTGGTCTAAGGAAAATGATAGAGTGAATGTTGCATTAGCTTTTGATCCAAGTGGAAGTGCAATTGTAGTTTTACCAAAGGGAGACAAAGAACCTTATTCTAGATCAGTAAATTTAGATGGAGAAACAATATTAAATAGTCAATTAGGTTGGTTTAAAATTTATCATTTTAATAGCGAAAAAACGACACTTTCTTTTGAAGATAAGACGTTGGAGGCATCTCAGTCTGGAGTTTATACATTTGCAAAAAGAGATGGAACTACCCAAGAGCAAAAGATTGAAGTAAAAGAAACTTCGCTTCAAAACAATTGGAAAGCTTCTTTTGAAAAAGGTTGGGATACACCTGAATCAGTTCCTATTCAGCAGCTAAAATCACTAAGCGATTTTGAAAATGAAGCTATAAAACATTATTCAGGAACTGTAACCTATACCAAAAGTATTGCTATTGAAAATGATGTGGAAAATGCAAGTCTTGATTTAGGAAAAGTAGCAAATATTGCAGAAGTATGGTGTAATGGTGAAAAAATTGGAATACGTTGGGCTCCACCATATACCTTTGATATAGGTCAAAATCTTTTAAAAGGTGAAAATAAACTAGAAATAAAAGTAACGAATACATGGAGAAATCAATTGATTTTTGACCATACACGCCCAAAAAATCAAAAAAAAACTTGGACTACAAGTGGACCTAAAAAAGAAGAAAAGGAATTAGAAAATTCAGGATTGATAGGGCCAGTAGTTTTAAAAACCATTTTATAA
- a CDS encoding AraC family transcriptional regulator translates to MVFEQDKKWGFYVNNLGRNTIEKNKDYPSKDHLDNYVFTWEKGRVLDEFQIVLITSGEGLFESKETGEIKISQGDAFLLFPNVWHRYKPLKKKGWTEQWVGFSGEFAIQFLTNGFFNPTSPIIPKCNNIDIISYFNTLFKLFDEESFGFQRLASGICLQLMAELYNLKNAGYNIENLNSMVSRAKHHMYENINSSVDLIKIASELGVSYSKFRFDFKKQTGVPPLQYYLLLKIEKSKELLLNTNKSQKEIAYELGFESNYYFNRLFKQKTGMTPKQYRKLSENSL, encoded by the coding sequence ATGGTCTTTGAACAAGACAAAAAATGGGGATTCTATGTAAATAACCTAGGAAGAAATACTATTGAAAAGAATAAAGATTACCCTTCTAAAGACCATTTAGATAACTATGTCTTTACTTGGGAGAAAGGGCGTGTATTAGATGAATTTCAAATAGTTTTAATTACTAGTGGTGAGGGCCTTTTTGAAAGCAAAGAAACAGGAGAAATAAAAATTTCGCAAGGTGATGCTTTTCTACTATTTCCAAATGTATGGCACCGCTATAAACCACTTAAAAAAAAAGGATGGACAGAGCAATGGGTAGGATTTTCAGGAGAATTTGCAATACAATTTCTGACAAATGGCTTTTTTAATCCTACATCACCAATAATTCCAAAATGCAATAACATCGATATTATAAGTTATTTTAATACTCTCTTCAAATTATTCGATGAAGAATCTTTTGGGTTTCAACGTTTGGCTTCGGGTATCTGTTTGCAACTTATGGCTGAACTTTATAATCTAAAAAATGCTGGGTATAATATTGAAAACCTAAACTCAATGGTTTCGCGCGCTAAACATCACATGTACGAAAACATTAATTCATCAGTTGATTTGATAAAGATTGCATCAGAATTAGGAGTCAGTTATTCAAAATTCAGATTTGATTTCAAAAAGCAAACAGGCGTACCTCCTTTACAATACTATCTCTTACTTAAGATTGAAAAATCTAAAGAACTACTACTAAACACCAATAAATCTCAAAAAGAAATCGCCTACGAACTTGGTTTTGAATCAAATTATTATTTTAATAGACTGTTTAAACAAAAAACAGGAATGACTCCAAAGCAATATAGAAAACTTAGTGAAAATAGCCTATGA